From one Gadus morhua chromosome 8, gadMor3.0, whole genome shotgun sequence genomic stretch:
- the gpbp1l1 gene encoding vasculin-like protein 1 isoform X2, with the protein MAQHDFVPAWLNFSTPQPAKSSSHEPQGEPQQRGGRGPASRRRHNSSDGFFNNGPLRAPAGDGWQPPSLLLRHDSVDSGVAKGGHGGLAGGSCWKEAPGWHGAPRGGQDAHHPPGRHPKRVGGERDRQGGHRQRNGNFHPRKGAAFQDKFPGEERKEDKLKFVEEDFPSLNPETTGKPGPQVRAPAPRAGVWENPPSGKQMVSKMLVIKKVSKEDPSTAFLAGFAVAGALSTNGSKSPMLGSSVYKNLLPKPVAAPTKTQWKAGGREGNKPGPHLGGREALFTSPVSAPKAPPSTAPHSTPKEQPSSTTPPIDIVPSRLKLMRRGPDRKSEFLRALKDEGPGDTTTSSSSPGTSGEGDGGTPEPKADSEEGAAHENGLAYSLSDSDTEHLSSSLEAEHRLLKSMGWQECPENDDNFLPLTEDELREFQTKTEQLKRGGLQRNGVLPRPRGVTLHFTPWRSEPHVDEEDEDEGSETSSSSQTSDDEGGVRP; encoded by the exons ATGGCGCAGCATGACTTTGTCCCTGCCTGGCTTAACTTCTCCACGCCCCAGCCCGCCAAG tcctCCAGCCATGAGCCGCAGGGCGAGCCCCAGCAGCGCGGCGGTCGGGGGCCCGCCAGCCGCCGGCGCCACAACTCCTCTGACGGCTTCTTCAACAACGGACCGCTGAGGGCGCCTGCAG GCGACGGCTGgcagcccccctccctgctcctgaGGCACGACTCGGTGGACTCGGGCGTGGCCAAGGGCGGGCACGGCGGGCTGGCGGGGGGGTCGTGCTGGAAGGAGGCGCCCGGCTGGCACGGCGCCCCCCGGGGGGGCCAGGACGCCCACCACCCCCCGGGACGGCACCCCaagcgggtggggggggagcgggACAGGCAGGGGGGGCACCGGCAGCGCAACGGCAACTTCCACCCCCGCAAGGGCGCCGCGTTCCAGGACAAGTTCCCCGGAGAGGAACGCAAGGAGGACAAGCTCAAGTTCGTGGAGGAGGACTTC CCCTCCCTCAACCCTGAAACAACTGGAAAACCCGGACCCCAGGTCagggccccggccccccgcgCTGGAGTCTGGG AGAACCCCCCGAGTGGGAAGCAGATGGTCTCCAAGATGCTGGTGATCAAGAAGGTCTCCAAGGAGGACCCCAGCACGGCCTTCCTGGCGGGCTTCGCCGTGGCCGGGGCCCTCTCCACCAACGGCAGCAAGAGCCCCATGCTGGGCTCCAGCGTGTACAAGAACCTGCTGCCCAAGCCCGTCGCGGCCCCCACCAAG ACTCAGTGGAAggcgggcgggagggagggcaaCAAACCGGGCCCCCACCTGGGGGGGCGGGAAGCCCTGTTCACCAGCCCTGTGTCCGCCCCCAAAGCCCCCCCGAGCACGGCCCCCCACAGCACCCCCAAAGAG cagccctccagcaccaccccccccatcgACATCGTGCCGTCCCGGCTGAAGCTGATGCGCCGGGGGCCCGACCGCAAGAGCGAGTTCCTGCGGGCGCTGAAGGACGAGGGCCCCGgggacaccaccaccagcagcagcagccccggcACCTCGGGAGAG GGGGAcggcggcacgccggagcccaaGGCCGACAGCGAGGAGGGGGCCGCCCACGAGAACGGCCTGGCCTACTCCCTCAGCGACTCGGACACGGAGCACCTGTCCAGCTCCCTGGAGGCGGAGCACAG GTTGCTGAAGTCCATGGGCTGGCAGGAATGTCCCGAGAACGATGACAACTTCCTGCCTCTGACCGAGGACGAGCTCCGAGAGTTCCAGACGAAAACTGAGCAG CTGAAGAGGGGCGGGCTCCAGAGGAACGGGGTGCTGCCGCGGCCGCGGGGGGTGACCCTCCACTTCACCCCCTGGAGGAGTGAGCCGCAcgtggacgaggaggacgaggacgaaggCTCCGAGACCAGTAGCAGCAGCCAGACCTCCGACGACGAGGGCGGAGTCAGGCCCTGA
- the LOC115548343 gene encoding transmembrane protein 69, whose product MMPSTLIRRITQGGLQRRSLQQILRRSSTLRETQTLLSRSPPTLICRQSSTDRFLNARPITCHPSRLCHGHRPGVPHAKDEAFSMKALAQAPKPALYLGLSGLLPFVSAPLFMAATGSFCPQVAHAQVVYGATIVSFLGGARWGFAIPEGSPARPDWMNLGNSVVPSLIAWLALLCRDNVAEGALLVLMGLGLSLHYDLTLLPGYPAWFKAMRTLLTLVATFSLVATLALKKFRHKEEAVTEPQS is encoded by the exons ATGATGCCATCTACATTGATAAGACGCATAACCCAGGGG GGTCTTCAAAGGAGAAGTCTTCAACAAATCCTAAGACGATCAAGCACTCTACGAGAAACACAGACGCTTCTTTCTCGGTCACCACCAACATTGATCTGCAGACAGTCCTCAACTGACAGGTTCCTAAACGCCCGGCCTATCACCTGTCACCCCTCACGCCTCTGTCATGGCCACCGACCTGGTGTCCCCCATGCTAAGGACGAAGCCTTCAGCATGAAGGCTCTCGCCCAGGCCCCGAAGCCTGCCCTCTACCTCGGCCTCTCCGGCCTGCTGCCCTTTGTCTCGGCGCCCCTCTTCATGGCCGCCACAGGCTCCTTCTGTCCCCAGGTGGCGCACGCGCAGGTGGTGTATGGGGCCACCATCGTCTCCTTCCTGGGAGGAGCCCGCTGGGGCTTCGCCATCCCTGAGGGGAGCCCCGCCCGACCCGACTGGATGAACCTGGGCAACAGCGTGGTCCCGTCGCTCATCGCCTGGCTGGCGCTGCTGTGCAGGGACAACGTGGCGGAGGGAGCGCTGCTGGTGCTGATGGGGCTCGGTCTGTCGCTGCACTACGACCTGACGCTGCTGCCCGGGTACCCCGCCTGGTTCAAGGCCATGCGGACCCTGCTCACGCTGGTGGCCACGTTCTCGCTGGTGGCCACGCTGGCGCTCAAAAAGTTCAGGCACAAGGAGGAGGCTGTCACAGAGCCTCAGAGCTGA
- the gpbp1l1 gene encoding vasculin-like protein 1 isoform X1, with translation MAQHDFVPAWLNFSTPQPAKSSSHEPQGEPQQRGGRGPASRRRHNSSDGFFNNGPLRAPAGDGWQPPSLLLRHDSVDSGVAKGGHGGLAGGSCWKEAPGWHGAPRGGQDAHHPPGRHPKRVGGERDRQGGHRQRNGNFHPRKGAAFQDKFPGEERKEDKLKFVEEDFPSLNPETTGKPGPQVRAPAPRAGVWENPPSGKQMVSKMLVIKKVSKEDPSTAFLAGFAVAGALSTNGSKSPMLGSSVYKNLLPKPVAAPTKTQWKAGGREGNKPGPHLGGREALFTSPVSAPKAPPSTAPHSTPKEQQPSSTTPPIDIVPSRLKLMRRGPDRKSEFLRALKDEGPGDTTTSSSSPGTSGEGDGGTPEPKADSEEGAAHENGLAYSLSDSDTEHLSSSLEAEHRLLKSMGWQECPENDDNFLPLTEDELREFQTKTEQLKRGGLQRNGVLPRPRGVTLHFTPWRSEPHVDEEDEDEGSETSSSSQTSDDEGGVRP, from the exons ATGGCGCAGCATGACTTTGTCCCTGCCTGGCTTAACTTCTCCACGCCCCAGCCCGCCAAG tcctCCAGCCATGAGCCGCAGGGCGAGCCCCAGCAGCGCGGCGGTCGGGGGCCCGCCAGCCGCCGGCGCCACAACTCCTCTGACGGCTTCTTCAACAACGGACCGCTGAGGGCGCCTGCAG GCGACGGCTGgcagcccccctccctgctcctgaGGCACGACTCGGTGGACTCGGGCGTGGCCAAGGGCGGGCACGGCGGGCTGGCGGGGGGGTCGTGCTGGAAGGAGGCGCCCGGCTGGCACGGCGCCCCCCGGGGGGGCCAGGACGCCCACCACCCCCCGGGACGGCACCCCaagcgggtggggggggagcgggACAGGCAGGGGGGGCACCGGCAGCGCAACGGCAACTTCCACCCCCGCAAGGGCGCCGCGTTCCAGGACAAGTTCCCCGGAGAGGAACGCAAGGAGGACAAGCTCAAGTTCGTGGAGGAGGACTTC CCCTCCCTCAACCCTGAAACAACTGGAAAACCCGGACCCCAGGTCagggccccggccccccgcgCTGGAGTCTGGG AGAACCCCCCGAGTGGGAAGCAGATGGTCTCCAAGATGCTGGTGATCAAGAAGGTCTCCAAGGAGGACCCCAGCACGGCCTTCCTGGCGGGCTTCGCCGTGGCCGGGGCCCTCTCCACCAACGGCAGCAAGAGCCCCATGCTGGGCTCCAGCGTGTACAAGAACCTGCTGCCCAAGCCCGTCGCGGCCCCCACCAAG ACTCAGTGGAAggcgggcgggagggagggcaaCAAACCGGGCCCCCACCTGGGGGGGCGGGAAGCCCTGTTCACCAGCCCTGTGTCCGCCCCCAAAGCCCCCCCGAGCACGGCCCCCCACAGCACCCCCAAAGAG cagcagccctccagcaccaccccccccatcgACATCGTGCCGTCCCGGCTGAAGCTGATGCGCCGGGGGCCCGACCGCAAGAGCGAGTTCCTGCGGGCGCTGAAGGACGAGGGCCCCGgggacaccaccaccagcagcagcagccccggcACCTCGGGAGAG GGGGAcggcggcacgccggagcccaaGGCCGACAGCGAGGAGGGGGCCGCCCACGAGAACGGCCTGGCCTACTCCCTCAGCGACTCGGACACGGAGCACCTGTCCAGCTCCCTGGAGGCGGAGCACAG GTTGCTGAAGTCCATGGGCTGGCAGGAATGTCCCGAGAACGATGACAACTTCCTGCCTCTGACCGAGGACGAGCTCCGAGAGTTCCAGACGAAAACTGAGCAG CTGAAGAGGGGCGGGCTCCAGAGGAACGGGGTGCTGCCGCGGCCGCGGGGGGTGACCCTCCACTTCACCCCCTGGAGGAGTGAGCCGCAcgtggacgaggaggacgaggacgaaggCTCCGAGACCAGTAGCAGCAGCCAGACCTCCGACGACGAGGGCGGAGTCAGGCCCTGA
- the ipp gene encoding actin-binding protein IPP → MSAQGARLSPAGLTSASTTTTSGVSCGDVGAAMATVSPEQVSFASDRYARIILAQMNRMRLRADFCDVRLRVGERVFRVHRLVLAACSPYFCALFSVGMKELDKDEVQILGVEAGIFEVLLDFIYTGVINVSVENVQELMVAADMLQLAEVVSICGEFLQGHMEPSNCVGIFQFLEQIGCMDMLEFTENYIHVHFLEVCVADEFWGLSKDQLVRLLGSEELRVEEEYQVFSAAMGWLLQDVGPRRRHAVEVLEPVRFPLLSPRRLLKYIEGVADFSLRVALQTLLKEYMEVTKSPKENKPYCVGEPSKMRPRRKARKYLYSIGGYTRLQGGRWSDSRALSCVERFDSFNQYWTTVSSLHQARSGLGVAVLDGMIYVVGGEKDSMIFDCTERYDPVTKQWAAVASLTFPRCGVSVCPCHGALYAFGGWIGSEIGKTVERYDPEENKWEVIGSMAVPRYYCGCCELQGMMYVLGGISDDGLELCSAEVFDALSQRWRPLPPMATRRAYVGVAALNNCIYAVGGWNEALGSLETVEKYCPEEERWVEVASMCTARAGVSVAAVNGLLYAVGGRATSRDFSAPVTVDSVEVYDPHLDTWTEVGNMIASRCDGGLAVL, encoded by the exons ATGTCCGCCCAGGGCGCTCGACTGTCTCCTGCCGGCCTCACCTCTGCTTCGACGACTACCACGTCAGGTGTTTCCTGCGGGGACGTCGgagctgccatggcaacagtgTCACCCGAGCAGGTTTCCTTCGCCTCTGACCGCTACGCGAGAATCATCCTGGCCCAGATGAACCGGATGCGGCTGCGCGCCGACTTCTGTGATGTGCGGCTGAGAGTGGGCGAGCGGGTCTTCAGGGTTCACAGGCTCGTTCTGGCCGCCTGTAGCCCCTACTTCTGTGCGCTGTTCTCCGTAGGGATGAAGGAGCTCGACAAGGACGAGGTGCAGATCCTGGGAGTGGAGGCCGGGATATTCGAGGTTCTGCTGGACTTTATTTACACAG GGGTGATCAACGTGAGCGTGGAGAACGTCCAGGAGCTGATGGTGGCGGCGGACATGCTGCAGCTGGCGGAGGTGGTGTCCATCTGTGGGGAGTTCCTCCAGGGCCACATGGAGCCCTCCAACTGTGTCGGCATCTTCCAGTTCCTGGAGCAGATCGGCTGCATGGACATGCTGGAGTTCACTGAGAACTACATCCACGTGCACTTCCTCGAG gtgTGCGTGGCCGATGAGTTCTGGGGCCTGTCCAAGGACCAGCTGGTGCGGCTGCTCGGCAGCGAGGAGCTGCGCGTGGAGGAGGAGTACCAGGTCTTCAGCGCCGCCATGGGCTGGCTGCTGCAGGACGTGGGGCCCAGGCGGCGCCACGCCGTGGAGGTCCTGGAGCCCGTCCGCTTCCCCCTGCTGTCCCCCCGCAGGCTGCTCAAGTACATCGAAG GTGTTGCCGATTTCAGCCTGCGGGTGGCGCTGCAGACCTTGTTGAAGGAGTACATGGAGGTCACTAAATCGCCGAAGGAAAATAAGCCGTACTGTGTGGGGGAACCTTCCAAGATGAGGCCCAGACGGAAAGCTAGGAAATATCTCTACAGTATAG ggggctACACGCGGCTGCAGGGCGGCCGTTGGAGCGACAGCCGGGCCCTGAGCTGCGTGGAGCGCTTCGACTCGTTCAACCAGTACTGGACCACGGTGTCGTCGCTGCACCAGGCCCGCAGCGGGCTGGGGGTGGCCGTGCTGGACGGGATGATCTACGTggtgggag GGGAGAAGGACTCCATGATCTTCGACTGCACGGAGCGCTACGACCCGGTGACCAAGCAGTGGGCGGCCGTGGCCTCCCTCACCTTCCCACGCTGCGGCGTCAGCGTGTGCCCCTGCCACGGGGCGCTCTACGCCTTCG GGGGTTGGATCGGTTCAGAGATCGGGAAGACGGTGGAGCGCTACGACCCCGAGGAGAACAAGTGGGAGGTGATCGGTAGCATGGCCGTTCCTCGCTACTACTGTGGCTGCTGTGAGCTTCAAG gtatGATGTACGTGCTGGGGGGGATCAGCGATGATGGTCTGGAGCTGTGTTCGGCGGAGGTGTTCGACGCTCTCTCCCAGCGCTGGCGCCCGCTGCCCCCCATGGCCACGCGCCGCGCCTACGTGGGCGTCGCCGCCCTCAACAACTGCATCTACGCCGTGGGGGGCTGGAACGAGGCCCTGGGCTCGCTGGAGACGGTGGAGAAGTACTGCCCCGAGGAG gagaggtgggtggaggtggcgtCCATGTGCACGGCGCGGGCGGGGGTCTCGGTGGCGGCGGTCAACGGGCTGCTGTACGCAGTGGGGGGCCGCGCCACCAGCCGGGACTTCTCGGCCCCCGTGACGGTGGACTCTGTGGAGGTCTACGACCCCCACCTGGACACCTGGACGGAGGTGGGCAACATGATCGCCAGCCGCTGTGACGGGGGGCTGGCGGtgctctga
- the gpbp1l1 gene encoding vasculin-like protein 1 isoform X4 has protein sequence MAQHDFVPAWLNFSTPQPAKSSSHEPQGEPQQRGGRGPASRRRHNSSDGFFNNGPLRAPAGDGWQPPSLLLRHDSVDSGVAKGGHGGLAGGSCWKEAPGWHGAPRGGQDAHHPPGRHPKRVGGERDRQGGHRQRNGNFHPRKGAAFQDKFPGEERKEDKLKFVEEDFPSLNPETTGKPGPQVRAPAPRAGVWENPPSGKQMVSKMLVIKKVSKEDPSTAFLAGFAVAGALSTNGSKSPMLGSSVYKNLLPKPVAAPTKQPSSTTPPIDIVPSRLKLMRRGPDRKSEFLRALKDEGPGDTTTSSSSPGTSGEGDGGTPEPKADSEEGAAHENGLAYSLSDSDTEHLSSSLEAEHRLLKSMGWQECPENDDNFLPLTEDELREFQTKTEQLKRGGLQRNGVLPRPRGVTLHFTPWRSEPHVDEEDEDEGSETSSSSQTSDDEGGVRP, from the exons ATGGCGCAGCATGACTTTGTCCCTGCCTGGCTTAACTTCTCCACGCCCCAGCCCGCCAAG tcctCCAGCCATGAGCCGCAGGGCGAGCCCCAGCAGCGCGGCGGTCGGGGGCCCGCCAGCCGCCGGCGCCACAACTCCTCTGACGGCTTCTTCAACAACGGACCGCTGAGGGCGCCTGCAG GCGACGGCTGgcagcccccctccctgctcctgaGGCACGACTCGGTGGACTCGGGCGTGGCCAAGGGCGGGCACGGCGGGCTGGCGGGGGGGTCGTGCTGGAAGGAGGCGCCCGGCTGGCACGGCGCCCCCCGGGGGGGCCAGGACGCCCACCACCCCCCGGGACGGCACCCCaagcgggtggggggggagcgggACAGGCAGGGGGGGCACCGGCAGCGCAACGGCAACTTCCACCCCCGCAAGGGCGCCGCGTTCCAGGACAAGTTCCCCGGAGAGGAACGCAAGGAGGACAAGCTCAAGTTCGTGGAGGAGGACTTC CCCTCCCTCAACCCTGAAACAACTGGAAAACCCGGACCCCAGGTCagggccccggccccccgcgCTGGAGTCTGGG AGAACCCCCCGAGTGGGAAGCAGATGGTCTCCAAGATGCTGGTGATCAAGAAGGTCTCCAAGGAGGACCCCAGCACGGCCTTCCTGGCGGGCTTCGCCGTGGCCGGGGCCCTCTCCACCAACGGCAGCAAGAGCCCCATGCTGGGCTCCAGCGTGTACAAGAACCTGCTGCCCAAGCCCGTCGCGGCCCCCACCAAG cagccctccagcaccaccccccccatcgACATCGTGCCGTCCCGGCTGAAGCTGATGCGCCGGGGGCCCGACCGCAAGAGCGAGTTCCTGCGGGCGCTGAAGGACGAGGGCCCCGgggacaccaccaccagcagcagcagccccggcACCTCGGGAGAG GGGGAcggcggcacgccggagcccaaGGCCGACAGCGAGGAGGGGGCCGCCCACGAGAACGGCCTGGCCTACTCCCTCAGCGACTCGGACACGGAGCACCTGTCCAGCTCCCTGGAGGCGGAGCACAG GTTGCTGAAGTCCATGGGCTGGCAGGAATGTCCCGAGAACGATGACAACTTCCTGCCTCTGACCGAGGACGAGCTCCGAGAGTTCCAGACGAAAACTGAGCAG CTGAAGAGGGGCGGGCTCCAGAGGAACGGGGTGCTGCCGCGGCCGCGGGGGGTGACCCTCCACTTCACCCCCTGGAGGAGTGAGCCGCAcgtggacgaggaggacgaggacgaaggCTCCGAGACCAGTAGCAGCAGCCAGACCTCCGACGACGAGGGCGGAGTCAGGCCCTGA
- the gpbp1l1 gene encoding vasculin-like protein 1 isoform X3 translates to MAQHDFVPAWLNFSTPQPAKSSSHEPQGEPQQRGGRGPASRRRHNSSDGFFNNGPLRAPAGDGWQPPSLLLRHDSVDSGVAKGGHGGLAGGSCWKEAPGWHGAPRGGQDAHHPPGRHPKRVGGERDRQGGHRQRNGNFHPRKGAAFQDKFPGEERKEDKLKFVEEDFPSLNPETTGKPGPQVRAPAPRAGVWENPPSGKQMVSKMLVIKKVSKEDPSTAFLAGFAVAGALSTNGSKSPMLGSSVYKNLLPKPVAAPTKQQPSSTTPPIDIVPSRLKLMRRGPDRKSEFLRALKDEGPGDTTTSSSSPGTSGEGDGGTPEPKADSEEGAAHENGLAYSLSDSDTEHLSSSLEAEHRLLKSMGWQECPENDDNFLPLTEDELREFQTKTEQLKRGGLQRNGVLPRPRGVTLHFTPWRSEPHVDEEDEDEGSETSSSSQTSDDEGGVRP, encoded by the exons ATGGCGCAGCATGACTTTGTCCCTGCCTGGCTTAACTTCTCCACGCCCCAGCCCGCCAAG tcctCCAGCCATGAGCCGCAGGGCGAGCCCCAGCAGCGCGGCGGTCGGGGGCCCGCCAGCCGCCGGCGCCACAACTCCTCTGACGGCTTCTTCAACAACGGACCGCTGAGGGCGCCTGCAG GCGACGGCTGgcagcccccctccctgctcctgaGGCACGACTCGGTGGACTCGGGCGTGGCCAAGGGCGGGCACGGCGGGCTGGCGGGGGGGTCGTGCTGGAAGGAGGCGCCCGGCTGGCACGGCGCCCCCCGGGGGGGCCAGGACGCCCACCACCCCCCGGGACGGCACCCCaagcgggtggggggggagcgggACAGGCAGGGGGGGCACCGGCAGCGCAACGGCAACTTCCACCCCCGCAAGGGCGCCGCGTTCCAGGACAAGTTCCCCGGAGAGGAACGCAAGGAGGACAAGCTCAAGTTCGTGGAGGAGGACTTC CCCTCCCTCAACCCTGAAACAACTGGAAAACCCGGACCCCAGGTCagggccccggccccccgcgCTGGAGTCTGGG AGAACCCCCCGAGTGGGAAGCAGATGGTCTCCAAGATGCTGGTGATCAAGAAGGTCTCCAAGGAGGACCCCAGCACGGCCTTCCTGGCGGGCTTCGCCGTGGCCGGGGCCCTCTCCACCAACGGCAGCAAGAGCCCCATGCTGGGCTCCAGCGTGTACAAGAACCTGCTGCCCAAGCCCGTCGCGGCCCCCACCAAG cagcagccctccagcaccaccccccccatcgACATCGTGCCGTCCCGGCTGAAGCTGATGCGCCGGGGGCCCGACCGCAAGAGCGAGTTCCTGCGGGCGCTGAAGGACGAGGGCCCCGgggacaccaccaccagcagcagcagccccggcACCTCGGGAGAG GGGGAcggcggcacgccggagcccaaGGCCGACAGCGAGGAGGGGGCCGCCCACGAGAACGGCCTGGCCTACTCCCTCAGCGACTCGGACACGGAGCACCTGTCCAGCTCCCTGGAGGCGGAGCACAG GTTGCTGAAGTCCATGGGCTGGCAGGAATGTCCCGAGAACGATGACAACTTCCTGCCTCTGACCGAGGACGAGCTCCGAGAGTTCCAGACGAAAACTGAGCAG CTGAAGAGGGGCGGGCTCCAGAGGAACGGGGTGCTGCCGCGGCCGCGGGGGGTGACCCTCCACTTCACCCCCTGGAGGAGTGAGCCGCAcgtggacgaggaggacgaggacgaaggCTCCGAGACCAGTAGCAGCAGCCAGACCTCCGACGACGAGGGCGGAGTCAGGCCCTGA